The Notoacmeibacter ruber DNA segment GCCGCTCCGGCTCCGACGCCAGTTCGACGAGTTCGCGGATATCCTCGATCGAAAGGCCGAGCGCTCTGGCATGCCTTATGAAGGAGAGGCGCTCCAGCCCGGATCGGCTGTAGCGTCGCTGATTGCCTGAGGTTCGCTCCGGGGCCTCCAGCAGGCCGGCCTTTTCATAATAGCGAATGGTCGGAACCTTGACGCCGGTCCGCAGCGATAATTCTCCGATCGAAAACATGAAAACACCCCTTGAACCTCTAGTGGCTAGAGGTTGTACATGATCTGGCATGTCTGAAAAAGGATATGACCATCCGGATAGTCCCGGTCTCGTCAAAGGCGCCGGAGGAACAAAGGAAACCCACAATGCCGCATAGCCATCACGGACACGCCCATGTCGACCCGGAAGCCGGCGATGCGCGCGTCTTCTGGGCGGTTCTCGTCAATCTAGGCCTGACGGTCGCGCAGATCGTCGGCGGCATCCTGTCGGGCAGTCTCGCGCTGATCGCCGACGCTATTCACAACCTCTCCGATGCGCTGGCGCTGATCATTGCGTTCTTTGCACGGAAGATCGCACGTCGCGACGCGGACGAGACCATGACCTTCGGCTATGGGCGCGCCGAAATCGTCGCCGCGCTTATCAATTACACCACGCTGATCGTGATCGGTCTCTACCTGATCTACGAAGCTGCCTTGCGGATCATCGATCCTCAAGGCGTGGACGGGTGGATGGTGGTGATCATTGCCGGCGTTGCGCTGGTGGTCGACGTCGTCACCGCGCTTCTGACATTTTCCCTCTCCAAGGAGAGCATGAACATTCGTGCGGCTTTCCTTCACAATGTGGCCGATGCGCTGGGTTCGGTCGCCGTGATTTTCGCCGGTACGCTGATCATCCTCTATGACTGGCGTCTGATCGACCCGATCGTCACCTTGATGATCGCTGCCTATATTCTCTGGCAATCCTTCGCGGAGATTGGCGGCGTGATCCGGATCCTCATGTTGGGCACGCCGCCCGAAATGGATGCCTATAAGGTGATCGAACGGATGCGTGCGGTAGATGGCGTCGCGGACGTTCATCATCTTCATCTCTGGCAGATGCAGGAGCATGAAAACGCAGTGGACGCGCATGTGGGCATCCAGCCTGGCCGCTGGAGCGAAGCCGACGCCATCAAGCAGGCCGTCAAGGAGCGATTGAAGAGCGAATTCTCAATCGCGCACACCACACTGGAGTGCGAATGCGCAATCCACACCTGTTCGGATCCGGCGATTATCGGGCATGGCAAACCTGAGGAGGATCACGGCCACACAGATCATCAGCATTAAAGAAAAGCGGGTCAGAAACCACAGGACGTAATCGGTCTGACGTCAGATTCTCAGTCGAAAGTGGCGATCAGATCGATCAACTTGCCGCTGTCCGGAGATGCCTCCCAGCCATTGCCGTCGGAAGCGGACAGGTGAAGGAGGTCTTCACCTGCCTCGTTTCTGACGGTCAGGTCACCGGTCCCTCTCTGGAGAACGGAAACGAGCTGGGGATGGCCGATGCCGAGCTTGGAGCACTCAGGCCCGGCGAACCGATAGGCGATCTCGTCTTTGACCTGGCTCATCCAGCAGCGCACGACTTCGCCCTCCACGGCAGCCTGATAGACGGCACGTGGCTGATCGATCGAGCCCGTGGAAATCGCGTCTGTACCCGTTATGGGATCGGGGCCAGAGCGGCCATCGGCGAGGAACGCGGCCGCGCCCACCGACAGGAAGAAACAGATTCCGAGAGCAGTACGCATGGCAGGGACTCGCTAAACGAAGACAGTGCCATGCTTGCAGGCTATGGTTAACGGGACATTACGATCCCGCCCTCTCCGATGGCTTTTAGCGATCCGGTTTTGGAGCGGCAGTCGATTTGCGGACATGCAATTCCGGCGAGATCAGCTGTAGCCCTGTCACCGTCGGATGTTCGTTGATCCGCGCGACAAGCGTTTTGGCCGCCATGCGCCCAACTTCCCGTTGGCCGTTCCAGACGGTGGTCAACGCAGGCGTCGCGATGGCCGCCTCCTGAAGATCATCATATCCCGTGACGGAAAAGTCCTCGCCGATCGAGTAGCCCGACCGGATGAGCCCGTTCATCAGGCCGATCGCCACGAGGTCGTTCCAGCACACCGCCGCCGTTGGCCGGTCGGGCAGGTTCAGAAAGGCCTCTGCCGCCTCGAACCCGGCAAGCTTGGTACGTGGGCCGGAAATGCGCCAGTCTTCTCGAACCTTGAGGCCGGCGCGGTCCATGGCCTGCCGATAGCCGGCATAACGGTCACGGCCTGTCGAGGTCTGGTCGGTCCCGCCAATATGCGCGATCCTCTTGTGCCCGAGTTCGATGAGATGATCGGTTGCAAGCCCGGTTCCGAAGGAATCATCTCCCCGAAAGGAAGGTGTCGAAACCCCATCCACCGAACGCGCGATCAGAACCGCGGGCATCGCGTTGCGCTCGGCCAGCTTGATGTCCTCGGCGGGCGTCCCGATGGCCGGGCTCATAATGACGCCGTCCGCGCCGAGCTGAAGCAGGGTCTCGATGAAATCGCGCTGCTTCTCGACTGAGTCGTAATGGTTGGAGAGAATGAATGTCTGTTTGCTGCGGTCGAGTTCGCTTTCGATCGACTTCAGAATCTCCGCGAAAAAGGGATTCATGATGTCGTGCACGACGACGCCGACAATCCCCGAGCGCGAAGTGCGCAGGGATGCAGCGCGCCGATTGTAGATATAGCCGATCTCGCGGGCATAGGCTTTCACCCGCTCCCGCGTGGTCTCGGCGACCAGCGGACTGTCGCGCAGGGCCAGCGACACCGTCGCAGTTGAGACGCCGAGCGCTTCGGCAATTGTCGAAAGCTTGATCTTTTGTGCCAGAGCTTCGTTTCCCCGAACGCGAAATTAAACTGTTTAATTATGGCCGATCAGGCGGCAAAATCAAATCTGTTTGGCGCAATACCGCAACCGCACGGCCACTGCCCTTCACAAGCCGGAAGAACAGCGTCTCAATCCCGGCGGCCTTGCGAGGTCTTGGAAAGTTCCGCAGTCAGTTCGATATCGATCGATTCGAGAAAGCGCAGAAGCGTTTTCTTCTGCGTCTTGTCCAGCGAGCCAAGCATCTTCCGCTCGACCTTCTTGACTGTCTTCTTGACGTCGTCGACCAGCGCATGGCCGTCATCCGTCAGGGCGATATGGCTCACCCGGCCATCCTCCTCCGAAGGCGTGCGGAAGACGAGCCCCTGCGCTTCAAGCCGTGTGATTGCACGGGTTATGGTCTGCGCTCTCACCCCGAGGTGATCGGCAATCCCGGAAAGCGGCATGCGCTCTTCTTCGCTGAGCGCCAGAAGAATCTGCTCCTGGCCGGCGTGCAGACCAAGCTCGGAAAGCTGTGCCGAAAGCGCGGTGCGCGCATGGCGGGCTGTTGCCGACAACTGGCTAAGTACGGCCCCTTTCGGCGCCTTGTTCATCTTCTTCGGGTTCGACGGTAGTCGTCCCATCGCCTCCTTGTCGATCTTGGCCATTATACTCCGGCGTCCCTTTACCCTTGACCGCCCCCGGTGCGGACTGCTGGAAGAATAAGTCAGCCAGCGAAGCTTCGAGCCCTTGATATGACACAAGTTCATCCGACGTCCACCGATGCGCCGACAATCGCCGTCCTGCCCCTCGGCGCAACCGAGCAGCATGGCCCGCATCTGCCGCCGGAGACCGATACGCTGATCGCATCCGCCATGGCGAAAGCGCTGGAGGAGGCCGCGCCCGATCTGCACCTGGAAATTCTTCCCACCGAAGCGGTCGGCTATTCGCCGGAACATCTCAACTGGCCAGTGACGCAATCAATGGAATGGAACGAGGCGATTGACCGCTGGATCGGGATTGGCGACGATCTTGCAGCGCGCGGCATCCGCCGCCTTCTCCTTTTGAACGCCCATGGCGGCAACTCGCCGCTTCTGACCATTGTCGCGATGGAGCTGCGACGCCGCCATGCCATGTTGTGCGTCGCGACGAACTGGCACCGGTTCATCCAGCCGGGCGGCATCGTTTCCGCTGAAGAACGCGCGCTCGGCATTCACGCCGGCCAGATCGAGACCTCGGTCATGCTGGCTATCGCGCCCGAGCGTGTAGAAATGCAAAAGGCGGCCGATTTTCCCAGCGCCCAGTCCGATTTCTCCGAGCGTTTCACCCATCTGCGCGCATATGGCTCGCACGCCTTCGGCTGGATGATGGACGATCTGAATGCCGACGGTGCTACGGGCGACGCGGCTGCCGCCAATGCCGAGATCGGGCGTCAGCTTATCGATCTGGCTGCACAAGGCCTCGCGGCCCTCGCCCGCGACATTGCAGCGTTTGATCTGACGCGCTTTTCGTCCTCCGCCCCCTAGGAACGCGGCACCGCTCGCTCCTATATGGGGCCAAACATTTCAGAGGTTCTTTCATGACCGAAGCCGCTCAGCAGCAGCTCACACCCATCACCGTTCTCACCGGCTATCTTGGGGCAGGTAAGACCACCCTCCTCAACCGCATTCTCTCTGAGGCCCACGGCAAGCGTTATGCGGTCATCGTCAACG contains these protein-coding regions:
- a CDS encoding creatininase family protein, which produces MTQVHPTSTDAPTIAVLPLGATEQHGPHLPPETDTLIASAMAKALEEAAPDLHLEILPTEAVGYSPEHLNWPVTQSMEWNEAIDRWIGIGDDLAARGIRRLLLLNAHGGNSPLLTIVAMELRRRHAMLCVATNWHRFIQPGGIVSAEERALGIHAGQIETSVMLAIAPERVEMQKAADFPSAQSDFSERFTHLRAYGSHAFGWMMDDLNADGATGDAAAANAEIGRQLIDLAAQGLAALARDIAAFDLTRFSSSAP
- a CDS encoding cation diffusion facilitator family transporter, with translation MPHSHHGHAHVDPEAGDARVFWAVLVNLGLTVAQIVGGILSGSLALIADAIHNLSDALALIIAFFARKIARRDADETMTFGYGRAEIVAALINYTTLIVIGLYLIYEAALRIIDPQGVDGWMVVIIAGVALVVDVVTALLTFSLSKESMNIRAAFLHNVADALGSVAVIFAGTLIILYDWRLIDPIVTLMIAAYILWQSFAEIGGVIRILMLGTPPEMDAYKVIERMRAVDGVADVHHLHLWQMQEHENAVDAHVGIQPGRWSEADAIKQAVKERLKSEFSIAHTTLECECAIHTCSDPAIIGHGKPEEDHGHTDHQH
- a CDS encoding MarR family winged helix-turn-helix transcriptional regulator — encoded protein: MAKIDKEAMGRLPSNPKKMNKAPKGAVLSQLSATARHARTALSAQLSELGLHAGQEQILLALSEEERMPLSGIADHLGVRAQTITRAITRLEAQGLVFRTPSEEDGRVSHIALTDDGHALVDDVKKTVKKVERKMLGSLDKTQKKTLLRFLESIDIELTAELSKTSQGRRD
- a CDS encoding LacI family DNA-binding transcriptional regulator: MAQKIKLSTIAEALGVSTATVSLALRDSPLVAETTRERVKAYAREIGYIYNRRAASLRTSRSGIVGVVVHDIMNPFFAEILKSIESELDRSKQTFILSNHYDSVEKQRDFIETLLQLGADGVIMSPAIGTPAEDIKLAERNAMPAVLIARSVDGVSTPSFRGDDSFGTGLATDHLIELGHKRIAHIGGTDQTSTGRDRYAGYRQAMDRAGLKVREDWRISGPRTKLAGFEAAEAFLNLPDRPTAAVCWNDLVAIGLMNGLIRSGYSIGEDFSVTGYDDLQEAAIATPALTTVWNGQREVGRMAAKTLVARINEHPTVTGLQLISPELHVRKSTAAPKPDR
- a CDS encoding MerR family transcriptional regulator; protein product: MFSIGELSLRTGVKVPTIRYYEKAGLLEAPERTSGNQRRYSRSGLERLSFIRHARALGLSIEDIRELVELASEPERPCGEAHHIASAHLASVRARIRKLKRLERELVRIVDISDADCLGECHVIQSLADHALCGSDH